One window from the genome of Candidatus Margulisiibacteriota bacterium encodes:
- a CDS encoding acylphosphatase gives MMKRAHVVYSGRVQGVGFRYTAVDQAGKFPVVGWVKNLPGEKVELVVEGEEEAIAQYTSALSRIFKRRIQKEEFYWEPATGEFTGFQIDY, from the coding sequence ATGATGAAGCGCGCTCATGTTGTCTATTCCGGTCGGGTGCAGGGAGTGGGGTTTCGTTACACGGCGGTCGACCAGGCGGGGAAGTTTCCCGTTGTCGGCTGGGTCAAGAATTTGCCGGGTGAAAAGGTGGAGCTGGTTGTTGAAGGGGAAGAAGAGGCGATAGCGCAATATACTTCCGCGCTTAGCCGGATATTTAAACGACGGATCCAAAAAGAGGAATTTTACTGGGAGCCGGCAACCGGCGAGTTTACCGGTTTTCAGATAGATTATTAG
- the miaA gene encoding tRNA (adenosine(37)-N6)-dimethylallyltransferase MiaA — MLYLFGPTAVGKTSLSIELAKQINGEIISADSMQVYRGMDIGTAKPTAEERQGVPHHLIDIRDPGDEWTVSDFVGECSRISAEVKRKGKTPIIVGGTGLYLWSLIEGFAFPITPSDKELRARLETIPTTTLYSQLSTIDPVAAAKIHLNDKKRLTRALEVFELTGQPISELQKLRIEEPQRSVTVSKYNLFCLTLPREQLYERINQRVDRMIACGLIAEVKSLLAKGYKRELPALQGLGYKEVIDYLNGGYPTEAAMIEELKKRTRNFARRQLTWFRRFKGTIWLDAQDQSAALKAISNNLSENR, encoded by the coding sequence GTGCTCTACTTATTCGGCCCGACTGCCGTCGGCAAAACCAGCTTATCGATCGAACTCGCCAAACAAATTAACGGCGAAATAATCTCCGCCGATTCGATGCAGGTTTACAGAGGAATGGATATCGGGACCGCCAAACCGACCGCCGAAGAACGGCAGGGGGTGCCGCATCACCTCATCGACATCCGAGACCCAGGCGATGAGTGGACCGTCTCCGACTTTGTCGGCGAGTGCTCCAGGATATCGGCCGAGGTGAAGCGCAAAGGGAAAACCCCGATCATTGTCGGGGGGACCGGCCTCTATCTCTGGTCGCTTATTGAGGGTTTTGCTTTCCCGATCACTCCATCTGACAAAGAACTGCGAGCCAGGCTGGAAACAATTCCGACTACCACACTCTACTCTCAACTTTCTACTATCGATCCGGTTGCCGCCGCGAAAATCCACCTTAACGATAAAAAGAGGCTTACGCGGGCGCTCGAAGTCTTTGAGCTGACCGGCCAGCCGATCTCGGAACTGCAGAAATTGCGGATTGAGGAACCGCAACGTTCAGTCACAGTTTCCAAATACAATCTCTTTTGCCTCACCCTCCCCCGCGAACAGCTTTATGAACGGATCAATCAGCGGGTCGACCGGATGATCGCCTGCGGTTTGATCGCCGAGGTTAAATCTTTATTAGCCAAAGGGTACAAAAGGGAGCTCCCAGCGCTACAGGGACTAGGCTATAAAGAGGTGATCGACTATTTAAATGGCGGCTACCCGACTGAAGCGGCAATGATCGAGGAGCTAAAAAAGAGAACTCGTAATTTTGCCCGCCGTCAACTCACCTGGTTCCGGAGGTTCAAGGGGACAATCTGGCTCGACGCCCAGGACCAATCCGCCGCTCTCAAGGCAATCTCTAATAATCTATCTGAAAACCGGTAA